A window from Leishmania donovani BPK282A1 complete genome, chromosome 27 encodes these proteins:
- a CDS encoding cysteine peptidase, Clan CA, family C2, putative, with protein MSSLFTEVPDSNTLFKDTEFIASNQDVADQWVSIRDLYPSGVNQPLLPEVFSREQFGQGNHYECFMLSALATLIRFPDVIRNCFVTKKVRQDGRYTFQFFRGQEWVKVEIDDTIPLEDDAVLYARSPTEHWWPLLLEKAYAKFYTGYDQLEGCTLQETFHDLTGNPVLNIPMDAKLAKAAGVNTKDGPYWLLMGECLLRGDHVLSALTKDAELESIGMQSEQQYAILGIFSLTGSSALDDIVIHLHNPFEDDEYEYSGPLNKNDSKWTEKLRQQYPVDDRYSIFIPLKLFLKSVNSIQHCFMRTIDAVSQTYSAAWKGESAGGNPTSVLWRKNPLFLVRNSGPAEVKIVTMIQQEDQRRFSNPDSDTTYAQCGVVVTRFTYQHPIPTFYVTGNSHKTIFKGLFLNSRDVSNVFTIPGHSMCYLVPCTMQKGVEASFQLSLYHLKDQDYSQLSVEQLTIPGMNWAGPATKDIELCQKKKDRADFYVDEGTDIHILTHQTKPYVSKSGGDAMTEDFMGMYLYDDTDRKIAGVHAATNFREISIIHRLPRSGRYAISITCPRAKGEVPAYITIVGSHASNVRIVDPPEDATMFDDEDIIDEGEDAALVHNPIDYVPVVFDVAHHDEQAESDSPFEDKRFYVDNRGATSEPWVHIGDLYPEGKTRPLLPNELSRDQFGQGDHYDCSTLTAFAALLEHHPDVIRNCFISKNPRKDGRYTFQFHRYGQWIKVEIDDRIPMVKGDTVFCRSPTHHWWPLLLEKAYAKFYTRYENLENLSQEEVFHDYTGRPRISVSTDPAEAKVNMSYFDEAPYWKELASKLPDLCTTALASGREAEQYGLLKGRHYAVLDIVSIADGERVSDMLVKMYNPYEDSPYTGPMNAKDDAWTSELQSRFRPGDDSHAFYIPADNFVTAFSAMQMGYVGGLAEPSRHFNSEWGQDTNGGDTSLISWRKNPLFIFSNPTNDVVQLVAMLRQPDQRHLLHTMPNQELVYPMKGLSVAQANPSAAGIPTYLVTLDNHRLIHHEKPLAVREVTNVLTIPPQSVCYVAGHCNNRAVSKFLLSYWFMRGEDGEKLRIERYRPKVAQHQPAIAHVDLGNRASERVDFLIDTPTEVHAVLRQEKAFESPQGGDVIAQDYVGVYLYDLQNNCIKGLPSAMNYREVSLVTHLAKPGHYVFFITCPHSSGDVPCKVEIAADEDAHVRITETPQNAAALSALDMAFLDAHPESIPLSELPIDRDLPFQDDLAALERLLSDPSASAEEIQRLKDCLNERAHALAKAILASERPIYLISHDLHALNPLLDDDQAYMDAERERYYLKQDLRNHYKLPAQEAKLRSIADSIADELLHVDLSFIEARPEGIPRDAIPMISDKAFAEMTTDLLRLRRRPEPNPSAIRDAEHRLNERAKELARAMHDTERTYLDQQPQLVPLELLPLNTDESFCAEEDELRQLLQSSPSAQQTIAALQAKLNNHAHELARQLKDGERGKLLAASYEGIPTSELPLDTDAAFHEMEVERLRRVRTCADADADA; from the coding sequence ATGTCGTCACTTTTTACGGAAGTACCGGACAGCAACACGCTCTTCAAGGACACTGAGTTCATCGCAAGCAATCAAGATGTGGCAGATCAGTGGGTGTCCATTCGCGATCTGTATCCGAGCGGCGTGAaccagccgctgctgcccgaaGTATTCTCGCGCGAGCAGTTCGGCCAGGGCAACCACTATGAATGCTTCATGCTCTCGGCACTTGCAACGCTGATCCGCTTCCCGGATGTGATCCGCAACTGCTTTGTGACGAAGAAGGTGCGCCAGGATGGCCGCTACACGTTCCAGTTCTTCCGCGGGCAGGAGTGGGTGAAGGTCGAGATCGACGACACCATTCCTTTAGAGGATGATGCGGTTCTGTACGCGCGGTCCCCGACTGAGCActggtggccgctgctgctggagaaggcgtaCGCGAAGTTCTACACCGGCTACGACCAGCTCGAGGGCTGCACGTTGCAGGAGACATTCCACGACTTGACAGGCAACCCGGTGCTGAACATCCCCATGGACGCCAAGCTGGCCAAGGCGGCCGGCGTCAATACTAAAGATGGACCTTACTGGTTGTTGATGGGTGAATGCCTGCTACGCGGCGACCATGTCTTGTCTGCCCTTACGAAGGATGCGGAACTGGAAAGCATCGGCATGCAGTCGGAGCAGCAATACGCAATTCTAGGTATCTTCTCTCTTACAGGATCTTCGGCACTGGACGACATCGTTATTCATCTGCACAACCCCTTCGAGGACGATGAGTACGAGTACAGCGGTCCCTTAAACAAGAACGACAGCAAGTGGACAGagaagctgcggcagcaaTACCCCGTAGATGACCGCTATTCCATCTTTATTCCGCTGAAGTTGTTTCTGAAATCCGTGAACTCCATCCAGCACTGCTTTATGCGCACCATCGATGCTGTGTCGCAAACGTACAGCGCCGCATGGAAGGGTGAGTCGGCCGGCGGCAACCCGACGAGTGTGTTGTGGCGCAAGAACCCGCTATTCCTGGTGCGAAACAGCGGCCCGGCGGAGGTCAAGATAGTCACGATGATACAGCAGGAAGAccagcgccgcttctccaATCCGGATAGCGACACAACTTACGCTCAGTGTGGTGTTGTCGTGACTCGGTTCACCTACCAGCACCCGATACCGACCTTCTACGTCACCGGAAACAGCCACAAGACAATCTTCAAGGGCCTCTTCCTCAACTCGCGCGACGTGTCGAACGTATTTACGATCCCGGGGCACTCCATGTGCTACCTCGTCCCCTGCACCATGCAAAAAGGCGTCGAGGCTAGCTTTCAGTTATCGCTGTACCACCTCAAGGATCAAGATTACTCGCAGCTCTCAGTAGAGCAGCTGACCATCCCTGGCATGAACTGGGCCGGCCCTGCCACGAAAGATATTGAGCTGTgccagaaaaaaaaggaccGTGCTGACTTCTACGTCGATGAAGGGACCGATATTCACATCCTCACGCACCAAACAAAGCCCTACGTCAGCAAGTCCGGCGGTGACGCCATGACGGAGGACTTCATGGGCATGTACCTCTACGACGACACGGACCGCAAGATAGCCGGTGTGCACGCTGCCACGAACTTCCGCGAGATCAGCATcatccaccgcctcccccgcAGCGGTCGCTATGCCATCTCCATCACGTGCCCGCGTGCGAAGGGCGAGGTGCCGGCTTACATTACCATCGTTGGCTCGCACGCCTCGAACGTACGCATCGTCGACCCACCAGAGGATGCCACGATGTTCGACGATGAGGACATCATCGAcgaaggcgaagacgccgccCTCGTGCACAACCCGATCGACTACGTCCCCGTCGTATTCGATGTGGCGCACCACGACGAGCAGGCCGAAAGCGATTCCCCGTTCGAGGACAAGCGCTTCTACGTGGACAACCGTGGTGCCACGAGCGAGCCATGGGTGCACATCGGCGACCTTTACCCCGAAGGCAAGacgaggccgctgctgccgaacgAGCTGAGCCGCGACCAATTCGGGCAGGGCGACCACTACGACTGCAGTACGCTGACGGCGTTCGCGGCACTGCTGGAACACCACCCCGACGTGATCCGCAACTGCTTCATCTCGAAGAACCCGCGCAAGGATGGCCGCTACACGTTCCAGTTCCACCGCTACGGGCAGTGGATCAAGGTGGAGATCGACGACCGCATTCCGATGGTGAAGGGCGACACGGTGTTTTGCCGCTCGCCGACGCACCActggtggccgctgctgctggagaaggcgtaCGCGAAATTCTACACGCGTTATGAGAACCTCGAGAACCTTTCGCAGGAAGAGGTCTTTCACGACTATACAGGTCGTCCGCGCATCTCTGTGTCGACTGAcccggcggaggcgaaggtgaaCATGTCCTACTTCGACGAGGCGCCCTACTGGAAGGAGCTGGCTAGCAAGTTGCCGGACTTGTGCACGACTGCACTGGCGAGCGGCCGAGAGGCGGAGCAGTACGGTTTGCTGAAGGGACGGCATTACGCGGTGCTGGATATTGTATCGATAGCCGATGGGGAACGGGTTAGTGACATGCTTGTGAAGATGTACAACCCGTATGAGGACTCGCCGTACACGGGTCCGATGAACGCCAAGGACGACGCCTGGACTAGTGAGCTGCAGAGCAGGTTTAGACCCGGAGATGATAGCCACGCTTTCTACATCCCTGCCGACAACTTTGTGACGGCGTTCTCGGCGATGCAGATGGGGTACGTTGGTGGCCTTGCGGAGCCTTCTCGGCACTTCAACAGCGAGTGGGGCCAGGACACCAATGGCGGGGACACGTCTCTCATATCATGGCGCAAGAACCCCTTGTTCATTTTTTCGAACCCGACAAACGACGTTGTGCAGCTCGTGGCAATGCTGCGTCAGCCGGATCAGCGACACTTGCTGCACACCATGCCAAACCAGGAGCTGGTCTATCCCATGAAAGGTCTTTCTGTCGCCCAGGCAAACCCCAGCGCTGCAGGCATTCCAACATACTTGGTCACGCTCGATAATCACCGTCTTATTCACCACGAGAAGCCGCTAGCAGTGCGCGAGGTGACCAACGTGCTGACGATTCCGCCACAGTCGGTGTGCTACGTCGCTGGGCACTGCAACAACCGCGCCGTTAGCAAATTTCTGCTCTCCTACTGGTTCATGCGGGGCGAGGATggcgagaagctgcgcatCGAACGCTACCGCCCaaaggtggcgcagcaccagccggCAATCGCGCACGTCGATCTCGGCAACCGCGCAAGCGAGCGGGTCGACTTTTTAATCGACACACCGACAGAGGTACATGCGGTACTTCGGCAGGAGAAGGCATTTGAGTCTCCTCAGGGCGGTGACGTGATCGCCCAAGACTATGTTGGCGTCTACTTGTACGATCTGCAGAACAATTGCATCAAAGGACTTCCCTCCGCCATGAACTACCGCGAGGTGAGTCTCGTGACGCACCTCGCGAAACCGGGCCACTATGTTTTCTTCATTACCTGCCCCCACAGTAGCGGTGACGTGCCATGCAAGGTGGAGATAGCTGCCGATGAggatgcgcacgtgcgcatcaCAGAGACGCCGCAGAATGCTGCCGCTCTGAGCGCTCTGGACATGGCCTTTCTCGATGCGCACCCGGAAAGTATTCCACTATCGGAGTTGCCAATTGACAGGGATCTCCCGTTCCAGGACGACTTGGCCGCACTCGAACGCCTCCTCAGCGACCCATCTGCGAGCGCGGAGGAGATTCAACGCCTCAAGGATTGCCTTAACGAGCGGGCGCATGCTCTGGCGAAGGCAATACTGGCCAGTGAGCGGCCGATCTACTTAATATCCCATGACCTCCATGCACTCAACCCGCTGCTCGACGACGACCAGGCGTACATGGATGCGGAACGTGAGCGGTACTACCTCAAACAGGATTTGCGCAATCACTACAAGTTGCCCGCAcaggaggcgaagctgcgcagcatcgccgaCAGCATCGCTGACGAGCTTCTCCATGTCGACCTCTCTTTCATCGAGGCACGTCCAGAGGGCATCCCACGCGACGCTATTCCAATGATCTCTGACAAGGCATTCGCCGAGATGACGACGGACCTGCTGCGTCTACGGCGTCGTCCGGAGCCGAATCCATCAGCCATTCGTGACGCTGAGCATCGCCTCAACGAAAGAGCGAAGGAATTGGCTCGAGCGATGCACGATACCGAGCGCACCTACCTCGATCAACAGCCGCAGCTCGTGCCTCTCGAATTGTTACCGCTTAACACAGATGAAAGCTTctgcgccgaggaggacgaacTCAGGCAGCTACTTCAATCGTCCCCCTCTGCTCAACAGACTATCGCCGCCTTACAAGCCAAGTTGAACAACCACGCTCATGAATTGGCGCGGCAGCTGAAGGATGGGGAGCGTGGCAAGCTCCTGGCCGCCTCGTACGAGGGCATACCGACGTCTGAGCTGCCACTCGACACGGATGCCGCTTTCCACgagatggaggtggagcggctgcggcgcgtgcgcacctgtGCGGATGCGGATGCGGATGCG